One window of the Verrucomicrobiota bacterium genome contains the following:
- a CDS encoding Gfo/Idh/MocA family oxidoreductase has protein sequence MTPLKGVMIGAGYFAQFQAEGWNRIPTAKITAVADALPGRANEFAERWGIPSAYTDPAAMLATEKPDFVDIATRPEAHLELVTLAARHGANAICQKPMAPTWDECRAMVKVCNDASVRLLLHENWRWQPWYREIKRLLEAGTLGKPFHIAFHMRTGDGRGAQPYTVQPYFRDMPQFILYEVVVHFVDTFRYLVGEIATVSCQTARVNPLIKGEDYALVQMKFHSGVQGLIDANRFSGRVPVDVTLGAFRLEGDRAAIRLSPDGQLWLTAYGQEEVRHEFPAPGEGYKGDSVKATQEHLVNCLQSGQRSESEGEDYLQNVAAVFACYRSAETGRTVSPGEWFETGP, from the coding sequence ATGACTCCCCTCAAAGGCGTAATGATCGGCGCGGGTTACTTTGCGCAATTTCAAGCGGAAGGCTGGAACCGCATCCCGACTGCGAAGATTACGGCGGTGGCCGATGCCCTTCCCGGCCGCGCCAACGAATTCGCCGAGCGCTGGGGAATTCCGTCCGCTTACACGGACCCCGCCGCGATGCTCGCGACAGAGAAACCGGACTTCGTCGATATCGCCACGCGGCCCGAAGCGCATTTGGAACTGGTGACGCTGGCCGCGCGCCATGGCGCGAACGCCATCTGCCAAAAGCCCATGGCTCCGACGTGGGACGAATGCCGGGCCATGGTCAAAGTTTGCAACGACGCCAGCGTCCGTCTGCTTTTGCACGAGAACTGGCGCTGGCAACCGTGGTACCGCGAGATCAAACGTCTGCTCGAAGCCGGAACCCTCGGCAAACCGTTCCACATTGCGTTTCACATGCGCACCGGAGACGGCCGCGGCGCCCAGCCTTACACCGTGCAGCCGTATTTCCGCGACATGCCGCAATTCATCCTTTACGAGGTCGTCGTGCACTTCGTCGATACCTTCCGCTACCTGGTGGGCGAGATCGCGACGGTCTCCTGCCAGACGGCGCGCGTGAATCCGCTGATCAAAGGCGAGGACTACGCGCTCGTGCAAATGAAGTTTCACAGCGGTGTCCAGGGACTCATCGACGCGAATCGGTTCAGCGGGCGTGTCCCGGTCGATGTGACGCTGGGCGCCTTCCGGCTTGAAGGCGATCGCGCCGCAATTCGTTTATCTCCGGACGGCCAGCTCTGGCTGACTGCGTATGGCCAGGAAGAAGTCCGGCACGAATTTCCGGCGCCCGGCGAGGGTTACAAAGGCGACAGCGTCAAAGCCACCCAGGAACATCTGGTGAATTGCTTGCAGTCCGGTCAGCGCAGCGAGTCCGAAGGCGAAGACTACTTGCAGAACGTCGCGGCGGTGTTCGCGTGCTACCGTTCCGCCGAGACCGGGAGGACGGTTTCGCCAGGGGAGTGGTTTGAGACTGGGCCGTAA
- a CDS encoding dienelactone hydrolase family protein has protein sequence MKRTFLLVASLALATFTTTAQDWAKARLEKSPRHLEWVKIKQGNREVNSFIAFPEVKEKATAVVVIHEIFGLTDWVRGVADQLAEAGYIAIAPDLLSGSAPGGGGTAELGAGDAVRKAISSLPPDQITADLNAVVDYVAKLAACNGKVAVGGFCWGGGQTFRFATNNKIIKAGFAFYGAGPENADDLARINCPIYGFYGGNDARVNATIPKSSELMKKAGKTYDPVTYEGAGHGFMRAGEDPSGNAANKKAREEAWTRWKNLLKKI, from the coding sequence ATGAAGAGAACATTCCTCCTCGTCGCGAGCCTTGCTCTCGCCACGTTCACCACCACGGCCCAAGATTGGGCCAAAGCCCGTCTTGAAAAATCCCCGCGCCATCTGGAGTGGGTGAAAATCAAACAAGGCAACCGAGAAGTGAACAGCTTCATCGCGTTTCCCGAAGTCAAAGAAAAGGCCACCGCCGTCGTCGTTATCCACGAAATCTTTGGCCTCACGGATTGGGTGCGTGGCGTCGCGGATCAACTGGCGGAGGCAGGTTACATCGCCATCGCGCCGGATCTTCTTTCCGGCAGTGCGCCGGGTGGCGGCGGCACCGCCGAACTCGGCGCCGGTGATGCGGTTCGCAAGGCCATTTCATCGTTGCCGCCGGACCAAATCACAGCCGACCTCAATGCGGTGGTGGATTACGTGGCCAAATTGGCGGCCTGCAACGGCAAGGTCGCCGTCGGCGGCTTTTGCTGGGGCGGCGGGCAAACGTTCCGTTTCGCCACCAACAACAAAATCATCAAAGCCGGCTTCGCGTTCTATGGCGCCGGGCCGGAGAATGCGGATGACCTTGCCCGCATCAACTGCCCGATCTATGGTTTCTACGGCGGAAACGACGCGCGCGTCAACGCCACCATCCCAAAATCGTCCGAGCTGATGAAGAAAGCGGGCAAGACTTACGATCCGGTGACCTACGAAGGCGCGGGCCACGGTTTCATGCGCGCCGGCGAAGATCCGAGCGGGAATGCCGCCAACAAGAAGGCGCGCGAGGAAGCCTGGACGCGCTGGAAGAATTTGTTGAAGAAAATCTAA
- a CDS encoding DUF4058 family protein — MRTNGFDATTFSVKNPFPGMNPWLEEFWQDVHAKILVYACDQLNLELPAGLQARVDERLAIAAEEEKARTYLPDVAIAESWDRPSGPVLGQEGATVTAAEPTIVDFGEEVLRRLVIVDSRAHVITAIEVLSPSNKADLDAVLNWRRKRNDYLRGGISIVEIDLLRGGTWILPDRSLLKPVPPGRVCYHACVTRPPWWSRHEFYVLPLRERLPTIRVPLRRTDPDVALDLQLLIDACYERGRYASAINYAKSLSLPLPDEEAAWAREILASKGK, encoded by the coding sequence TTCCAGGCATGAACCCGTGGCTGGAGGAATTCTGGCAGGACGTCCATGCCAAGATCCTGGTTTACGCTTGCGATCAACTGAACCTCGAACTGCCGGCCGGTCTCCAGGCGCGCGTCGATGAGCGGCTGGCCATCGCGGCCGAAGAGGAAAAAGCGCGCACTTACTTGCCCGATGTGGCGATTGCCGAATCGTGGGACCGGCCCTCAGGACCGGTCTTGGGGCAGGAAGGCGCAACGGTCACGGCGGCGGAACCCACGATTGTGGACTTCGGTGAAGAAGTCCTCCGCCGCCTGGTGATCGTGGATAGCCGCGCGCACGTCATCACCGCGATTGAAGTGCTTTCGCCTTCCAACAAGGCGGACCTCGACGCCGTTCTGAACTGGCGCCGAAAGCGGAACGATTACTTGCGGGGTGGCATCAGCATCGTCGAGATCGACTTGTTGCGCGGGGGCACTTGGATTTTGCCCGACCGCTCTCTGCTCAAACCGGTGCCGCCTGGCCGCGTCTGCTATCATGCCTGCGTGACACGGCCGCCCTGGTGGAGTCGCCACGAATTCTACGTTCTGCCGCTGCGCGAGCGCCTTCCCACGATCCGGGTGCCCTTGCGCCGCACCGACCCGGATGTTGCCCTGGATCTGCAACTCCTGATCGACGCCTGCTACGAACGGGGCCGGTATGCGTCGGCGATCAACTACGCCAAATCGCTCAGTCTTCCGTTGCCCGACGAGGAGGCCGCTTGGGCGCGAGAGATCCTCGCGAGCAAAGGCAAGTGA
- a CDS encoding Rieske (2Fe-2S) protein, which translates to MKQNLNLERRRFIKTFAFATAYSALLGKTWTDTLASEIRTLSVSTTGTLRLKLSSFPALQNESGSVRLALNPLRADLMPDGQFYPVIINRGPNNTFFALNSRCTHQQCTVDPMNAFTNQMLCQCHGSIFGIDGRRISGLASGALSKYTIQFDGSDLLQVQIPSLGYSITGSNVQPAGGGNPRFRLDFRALRKVEYEVLYRESLDKEAAPASFSPTADGAADQTTFSSATTANVSLFVERKSSAGFYMIAVRVSEI; encoded by the coding sequence ATGAAACAAAACTTAAACCTGGAGCGCCGCCGCTTCATCAAGACGTTCGCTTTTGCGACCGCATACTCCGCCTTGCTGGGCAAGACCTGGACCGACACGCTGGCCTCAGAAATCAGAACCCTCTCGGTGTCCACCACCGGCACGCTGCGCTTGAAGCTCAGCAGTTTTCCGGCCCTGCAAAACGAATCCGGCTCAGTCCGGCTGGCGTTGAATCCGTTGCGAGCCGATCTGATGCCAGACGGGCAATTCTACCCGGTGATCATCAATCGCGGTCCCAACAACACGTTCTTCGCCCTCAATTCTCGCTGCACGCATCAGCAATGCACGGTCGATCCGATGAATGCCTTCACCAACCAAATGTTGTGCCAGTGTCACGGATCGATCTTCGGGATTGATGGCCGGCGCATTTCCGGTCTGGCAAGCGGCGCGCTCAGCAAATACACGATCCAATTCGACGGGAGCGATCTGTTGCAGGTGCAAATTCCCAGTCTGGGTTACTCCATCACCGGCTCGAATGTTCAGCCGGCCGGGGGCGGAAATCCTCGCTTCCGCTTGGACTTTCGCGCGCTGCGCAAAGTCGAATATGAAGTGCTCTATCGCGAGTCGCTGGACAAGGAGGCCGCGCCGGCTTCCTTTTCCCCAACGGCAGATGGCGCCGCCGACCAGACGACTTTCAGCTCTGCGACCACGGCCAACGTGAGCCTGTTCGTAGAGCGAAAATCCTCGGCCGGATTTTACATGATCGCCGTCCGCGTCAGTGAAATCTAA
- a CDS encoding intradiol ring-cleavage dioxygenase, protein MNTLTSYPPPSRRQFLRDLSFGTALFTVPGLFADELVRTHPQTEGPFYPDKLPLDTDNDLLVINDTTTPALGEVTWLNGRVLDARGQPIRNALVEIWQCDHNGAYLHSGTSNREKRDTHFQGFGRFLTGSSGEYLFRTIKPVPYPGRCPHIHFAIKMKGRKELVTQCYIEGHPGNEKDGIYRSIKDQQARKSITVPFIPMPNSRIGELTARFDIVMGLTPEA, encoded by the coding sequence ATGAATACCTTGACTTCCTACCCTCCGCCTAGCCGCCGCCAGTTTCTCCGCGACCTGAGCTTCGGTACCGCCTTGTTCACCGTGCCCGGGCTCTTTGCCGATGAACTCGTCCGCACGCACCCGCAAACCGAAGGGCCGTTCTATCCCGACAAATTGCCCCTCGACACCGACAACGACCTCCTCGTCATCAATGACACCACCACGCCTGCCCTCGGCGAAGTCACCTGGCTGAACGGACGCGTGCTCGACGCGCGCGGACAACCGATACGCAACGCGCTCGTTGAAATCTGGCAGTGCGATCACAACGGCGCTTATCTCCACAGCGGCACCAGCAATCGCGAGAAACGCGACACGCATTTCCAGGGCTTCGGGCGGTTCCTCACCGGTTCCTCCGGCGAGTATCTGTTTCGCACGATCAAGCCCGTGCCTTATCCAGGCCGCTGCCCGCACATTCATTTCGCGATCAAGATGAAGGGCCGCAAGGAACTGGTCACGCAGTGCTACATCGAAGGCCATCCCGGCAACGAGAAGGACGGCATTTACCGGAGCATCAAAGACCAGCAAGCGCGGAAGTCGATCACCGTTCCATTTATCCCAATGCCGAATTCTCGCATCGGCGAACTCACCGCCCGCTTCGACATCGTGATGGGATTGACGCCGGAAGCGTGA